One genomic window of Elstera cyanobacteriorum includes the following:
- a CDS encoding ABC transporter permease, whose amino-acid sequence MSTIHSQSAAAPPDAPAQKPFWRNLLRARETGLVIIIAALFITMSLISPYFLTVANIRAMAMAFAVESIVVVGMTILLISGGIDLSVGSVTALAMVLAGWLFLSGLDPWTASALAILVCTGIGAAMGLCVTRIGLHHFIVSLGVMVIARGLCLLLTGGRPLGLYSLPPEFKFIGQGSIGQIPVVICLFLVVVVVFDFLLRRTVMFRKVFYTGSNRKAAAYSGIRTDRVIFATTTLCAALAAVAGIISMARFGSAQPTFGIGMELNVIAAAVIGGASLSGGSGTILGAILGAILLSVVSSSLALLNVSVYWQDIIRGSILLAAVVFDHYLVKKRG is encoded by the coding sequence ATGTCCACCATTCACAGCCAAAGCGCCGCCGCCCCCCCGGATGCGCCCGCCCAAAAACCCTTCTGGCGGAACCTGCTGCGCGCGCGGGAAACCGGGTTGGTGATTATCATCGCCGCGCTGTTCATCACCATGTCGTTGATTTCACCGTATTTTCTGACGGTCGCGAATATCCGAGCGATGGCGATGGCCTTTGCGGTTGAAAGCATCGTCGTCGTCGGCATGACGATTTTGCTGATTTCCGGCGGGATTGATCTTTCGGTCGGCTCGGTCACGGCGCTTGCGATGGTCTTGGCGGGCTGGCTGTTCCTGAGCGGCCTTGATCCCTGGACCGCCTCCGCCCTTGCTATTCTGGTCTGCACCGGCATTGGCGCGGCGATGGGGCTTTGCGTCACGCGGATTGGTCTGCACCACTTCATCGTCTCGCTGGGCGTCATGGTGATCGCCCGGGGCCTATGCCTGCTGCTGACTGGTGGGCGCCCGCTGGGCCTTTATAGCCTGCCGCCGGAGTTTAAGTTTATTGGCCAGGGCAGTATCGGCCAAATCCCGGTCGTCATCTGCCTGTTTCTAGTCGTCGTGGTCGTCTTCGATTTTCTGCTGCGCCGAACAGTAATGTTTCGCAAGGTCTTCTATACCGGCAGCAACCGCAAAGCCGCCGCCTATTCCGGCATTCGAACCGACCGGGTGATTTTCGCGACGACAACGCTCTGCGCCGCGCTGGCCGCCGTTGCCGGGATTATCTCGATGGCGCGCTTCGGATCGGCGCAGCCAACCTTCGGGATTGGCATGGAGTTGAACGTCATTGCCGCTGCCGTGATCGGTGGGGCGAGCCTCTCCGGCGGCTCTGGCACCATCTTAGGGGCGATCCTGGGGGCAATCCTGCTCTCTGTCGTCTCAAGCTCCCTCGCCCTTCTGAATGTTTCCGTGTACTGGCAAGATATTATTCGCGGGTCGATCCTGCTGGCCGCCGTTGTCTTCGATCATTATTTGGTCAAGAAGCGCGGTTGA
- a CDS encoding sugar ABC transporter ATP-binding protein, with amino-acid sequence MSETILEIKNLSKAFGPVQALRGVNFDLRRGEIHALAGENGAGKSTLMNIIDGILQPDAGEIWLDGQKVRIASPSVAQRLGIGLVHQEIALCPDISVAENIFMAATNRSRAFLMDYAALYRRAAEVLGELGQIDPRAKVGSLSISQQQIVEIAKALTLDCRILILDEPTAALTEPEAQVLFRIMHRLAAKGIAIIYISHRMAEIFTHCDRVTVFRDGCHIRTLPITETTPEDLVNSMVGRVMASLYPEKQSAAERSDNIILSVRGLTDRRRFHDISFDLMQGEILGFAGLIGSGRSEIMRGLCRLEGRASGEVRLAGQPLTLRHYADSIRAGIVYLSEDRKGDGVFLNLPIAANIAALDPRRVANRAGIIDAGREKRLAETLGLSLNLKCGSVADPVSSLSGGNQQKVALAKMLSVNPKLIILDEPTRGVDVGAKAEIHRSLRQLARDGVGIIVISSELPELIGISDRVLTVREGRITGALTGADISEERIMQLAAIRSTAAAE; translated from the coding sequence ATGTCCGAGACCATCCTGGAAATCAAAAACCTGTCGAAAGCCTTTGGCCCGGTTCAAGCCCTGCGCGGGGTCAATTTCGACTTGCGCCGGGGCGAAATCCACGCACTCGCCGGGGAAAATGGCGCCGGAAAATCGACGCTGATGAATATCATCGACGGGATTTTGCAGCCCGACGCGGGGGAAATTTGGCTCGATGGCCAAAAGGTTCGCATCGCCTCCCCCAGTGTGGCGCAACGCTTAGGGATCGGGCTGGTCCATCAGGAAATCGCCCTATGCCCCGATATTTCCGTCGCGGAAAATATCTTTATGGCGGCAACCAACCGCAGCCGGGCTTTCTTAATGGATTATGCCGCGCTGTATCGGCGCGCGGCGGAGGTTTTGGGGGAGTTGGGCCAGATCGACCCGCGCGCCAAAGTCGGCAGCCTGTCGATTTCCCAGCAGCAGATCGTCGAAATCGCTAAAGCGCTTACCCTCGACTGCCGCATCCTGATCCTCGACGAACCAACGGCGGCGCTGACCGAACCGGAAGCCCAGGTGCTGTTTCGCATCATGCACCGGCTGGCGGCGAAGGGGATCGCCATTATCTACATCTCGCACCGGATGGCCGAGATTTTCACCCATTGCGACCGGGTGACAGTGTTCCGGGACGGGTGCCATATCCGCACACTGCCGATTACCGAAACGACGCCGGAAGACCTTGTGAACAGTATGGTCGGGCGGGTGATGGCGTCGCTCTACCCCGAGAAGCAATCCGCCGCCGAGCGTAGCGACAACATCATTCTCAGCGTTCGCGGTCTGACCGACCGGCGCCGCTTTCACGATATTTCCTTCGATCTAATGCAAGGGGAAATCTTAGGGTTCGCCGGGCTGATCGGGTCGGGCCGCAGTGAGATCATGCGCGGTCTCTGCCGCTTGGAAGGACGGGCAAGCGGCGAAGTTCGGCTCGCGGGGCAGCCCCTGACGCTGCGCCATTACGCCGACAGTATCCGGGCAGGGATCGTCTACCTGTCCGAAGACCGCAAGGGCGATGGGGTGTTCCTCAATCTCCCCATTGCCGCGAATATCGCCGCCCTCGACCCCCGGCGCGTGGCCAATCGGGCGGGGATTATCGACGCCGGACGGGAAAAGCGGCTGGCGGAAACCCTCGGCTTAAGCCTGAACCTTAAGTGCGGCAGCGTCGCCGATCCGGTGTCATCGCTTAGCGGCGGCAATCAGCAGAAAGTCGCGCTGGCTAAAATGCTCTCGGTTAACCCGAAGCTGATTATCCTTGATGAACCGACGCGCGGCGTCGATGTCGGCGCCAAGGCCGAAATTCACCGAAGCCTGCGGCAGTTAGCGCGCGACGGCGTTGGCATCATCGTTATTTCATCGGAACTGCCGGAACTCATCGGCATCAGCGACCGGGTGCTAACCGTGCGCGAAGGCCGAATTACGGGCGCCTTAACCGGCGCCGACATTAGCGAAGAGCGGATCATGCAGCTTGCTGCCATTCGATCAACCGCCGCCGCCGAATAA
- a CDS encoding substrate-binding domain-containing protein, giving the protein MVVLKRAATLLSVALGAALSFTAGSAAAQSKFACKPGEFYVMNVMVSGHPYWVPVFEGFKQAATAMGCKAVFSGTPDYDITKQIASFEQDLVKAPKGILLHPMQADPFIEPINRAIGSGIAVTTFAADSPKSKRTAYITSDNLAEAKFAAEEIVKQVGNAAEYAVLENPGQSNHDLRVTALIAYMEKNHPKMKLVGRQATNQDTSAAYKAVASMLQANPKLAALWIPEAGSAEGAVAAVQEAKKKVLIVHADITPTTLEHIKAGNIHMSINPNQGIQGYIGFINTFLGSHPELIDPFNDYKLSGFNPMQVPFVDNGFAVITKANAEAFDLNKYMANR; this is encoded by the coding sequence ATGGTAGTCCTGAAACGGGCGGCGACCCTGCTTTCGGTCGCCCTGGGCGCAGCTTTGTCTTTCACCGCGGGCAGCGCGGCAGCGCAGAGCAAATTTGCCTGCAAGCCGGGTGAATTCTACGTGATGAACGTGATGGTTTCCGGCCATCCCTATTGGGTACCGGTGTTCGAGGGCTTTAAGCAGGCCGCGACGGCGATGGGCTGCAAAGCGGTTTTCTCCGGAACCCCCGATTACGATATCACCAAGCAAATCGCGTCCTTCGAACAGGATCTGGTGAAGGCGCCGAAGGGGATTTTACTGCACCCCATGCAGGCCGATCCCTTCATCGAACCGATTAACCGCGCCATCGGTAGCGGGATTGCGGTCACGACCTTCGCCGCCGATTCGCCGAAATCGAAGCGCACGGCTTACATTACGTCCGATAATCTTGCGGAAGCGAAATTCGCCGCCGAAGAAATCGTGAAGCAGGTCGGCAATGCCGCCGAATATGCCGTTCTCGAAAATCCGGGCCAGAGCAATCACGATCTGCGCGTCACGGCCCTGATCGCCTATATGGAAAAAAATCATCCGAAGATGAAGCTGGTCGGTCGCCAAGCGACCAATCAGGACACCAGCGCCGCCTATAAGGCCGTCGCGTCGATGCTCCAAGCCAATCCCAAGCTTGCCGCCCTGTGGATCCCCGAAGCCGGGTCGGCGGAAGGCGCCGTGGCTGCCGTGCAGGAGGCCAAGAAGAAAGTGCTGATCGTCCACGCCGACATCACCCCGACGACGCTGGAACATATCAAGGCGGGGAATATCCATATGTCCATCAATCCCAATCAGGGTATCCAGGGCTACATCGGCTTCATCAATACCTTCCTGGGGTCGCACCCAGAGCTGATCGATCCGTTTAACGACTATAAGCTGTCGGGCTTCAACCCGATGCAGGTGCCCTTCGTCGATAACGGTTTTGCCGTGATCACCAAGGCCAATGCCGAAGCCTTTGACCTCAACAAATATATGGCAAACCGTTGA
- the nagA gene encoding N-acetylglucosamine-6-phosphate deacetylase gives MTRFALTGARIFTGDRFLDGHAALIAAGRILAVVPEAEVPAETPVEPLTGGLLAPGFIDVQVNGGGGVLFNDTPEVEALARLAQAHARHGTTALLPTFITDDAARMRQAIDAVKAAQRSVPGVLGIHLEGPFLAPARKGAHDANHIRPLTEADVSALLETDLRPLLLTLAPERVAPALIARLAAGGVTVSLGHSDARYEVAMAAADAGARGVTHVFNAMSPLSHRAPGMVGAALDHGGLWGGIIADGHHVHPAALAIALRAKRGPARLFLVTDAMPTAGHSDDEFHLNGRKVVRRDGVLTLEDGTLAGSDLTMDAALRFAVDHLDVSLAEALRMASLYPALFLGLDADYGRITPGSRADLVHLSPALAVQSVWINGRPVR, from the coding sequence ATGACCCGCTTCGCCCTAACCGGCGCCCGGATTTTTACCGGCGACCGTTTTCTGGACGGTCACGCTGCCCTAATCGCGGCAGGCCGCATTTTGGCCGTGGTGCCGGAGGCGGAGGTTCCCGCTGAAACCCCCGTTGAACCCCTGACCGGCGGGCTACTCGCCCCCGGGTTTATCGACGTGCAGGTCAACGGCGGCGGCGGCGTGCTGTTCAACGATACGCCGGAAGTTGAGGCCCTCGCCCGTCTCGCCCAGGCTCACGCCCGCCACGGCACAACGGCGCTGCTACCAACCTTCATCACCGACGATGCCGCGCGCATGCGCCAAGCCATCGACGCGGTAAAAGCGGCGCAACGCAGCGTGCCGGGGGTTTTGGGCATTCATCTCGAAGGCCCTTTCCTGGCCCCGGCGCGCAAGGGCGCCCATGACGCCAACCATATCCGCCCGCTGACCGAGGCGGATGTGAGCGCACTTCTCGAAACCGACTTGCGCCCGTTGCTGCTCACCCTCGCGCCCGAACGGGTCGCCCCGGCCCTGATCGCCCGCTTGGCGGCGGGGGGCGTGACCGTCAGCCTCGGGCATTCCGACGCGCGGTACGAGGTTGCGATGGCGGCGGCGGATGCGGGCGCGCGTGGGGTAACCCACGTGTTCAACGCCATGTCCCCCCTGTCGCACCGGGCGCCGGGCATGGTCGGCGCGGCGCTGGATCATGGCGGCCTGTGGGGCGGGATCATCGCCGATGGGCATCACGTTCACCCGGCGGCGCTCGCCATCGCCCTGCGCGCCAAACGCGGCCCCGCCCGTTTGTTCCTAGTGACGGACGCCATGCCGACCGCTGGGCATAGCGACGATGAATTCCACCTCAATGGCCGCAAGGTCGTTCGCCGGGACGGGGTGCTGACGCTCGAAGACGGTACGCTCGCCGGGTCTGATCTGACGATGGACGCCGCACTGCGCTTTGCCGTGGATCATCTCGACGTCAGCTTGGCGGAAGCCTTGCGCATGGCCAGCCTCTACCCCGCCCTGTTCCTGGGGTTAGACGCCGACTATGGCCGCATCACTCCTGGCAGCCGGGCGGATTTGGTCCATCTGTCGCCCGCTTTGGCGGTTCAATCCGTCTGGATTAACGGCCGACCCGTTCGCTAA
- a CDS encoding SIS domain-containing protein, whose translation MTLPTPGPTAMAVEIREAPEALARFFEREQPALDAAAAKLAARDPRVIITCARGSSDNAAAYFKYLTEIVMGVPVASIGPSIASLYAAPLRLTDGVIVAVSQSGKSPDIVALQAHARAAGALAVAIVNQTASPLAEGADAVLPLHAGEERSVAATKSFLSSAAILAALVAEWRGDAALKAAVRALPDAFATALAADWSELLPVLTAAPSAYIIGRGPALPVAAEAALKLKETAMLHAEAFSGAEVMHGPLQLVDQGFPIVAFRPQDAAFEAMGDAVARLRAAGGRVFVAEAGARQPGRLPFTPSLHPLLDPLVMAVSFYALAEQVARARGQDPDRPSRLKKVTETV comes from the coding sequence ATGACCCTTCCCACCCCCGGCCCGACCGCGATGGCCGTTGAAATCCGCGAGGCGCCCGAGGCGCTCGCCCGATTTTTCGAGCGCGAACAGCCCGCCCTCGACGCAGCGGCGGCCAAGTTGGCCGCCCGCGATCCGCGCGTGATCATCACCTGCGCGCGCGGATCGTCGGACAATGCCGCCGCCTACTTCAAATATCTGACGGAAATTGTTATGGGCGTGCCGGTCGCGTCCATCGGCCCCTCCATCGCCTCGCTCTATGCCGCGCCGCTACGCTTGACGGATGGGGTGATCGTCGCCGTGTCGCAATCGGGCAAAAGCCCAGACATTGTGGCGCTACAGGCCCATGCCCGGGCCGCCGGGGCGCTGGCGGTCGCCATCGTCAATCAAACCGCGTCGCCGCTTGCCGAGGGGGCCGATGCCGTGCTGCCCCTGCATGCGGGGGAAGAGCGCAGCGTGGCCGCGACCAAAAGTTTCCTATCGTCCGCCGCCATTCTGGCGGCGCTGGTCGCAGAATGGCGCGGCGATGCGGCCCTGAAAGCCGCCGTCCGCGCGCTGCCGGATGCCTTCGCCACCGCCCTAGCGGCAGATTGGAGCGAGCTGCTGCCCGTGCTGACCGCCGCACCGTCGGCCTATATCATCGGGCGCGGCCCCGCCCTGCCGGTCGCCGCCGAAGCGGCGCTGAAGCTCAAAGAAACCGCCATGCTGCACGCCGAAGCCTTTAGCGGCGCCGAGGTGATGCATGGGCCGCTGCAACTGGTAGACCAGGGCTTCCCCATCGTCGCCTTCCGCCCGCAGGATGCGGCGTTCGAAGCGATGGGCGACGCTGTGGCGCGGCTGCGCGCGGCCGGGGGCCGGGTCTTTGTTGCCGAAGCCGGGGCGCGCCAGCCGGGCCGCCTGCCCTTCACCCCCAGCCTGCACCCGCTGCTCGATCCACTGGTCATGGCAGTCTCCTTCTATGCCCTTGCCGAACAGGTGGCGCGGGCGCGCGGGCAAGACCCGGACCGCCCGAGCCGCCTGAAGAAAGTAACGGAGACGGTGTGA
- a CDS encoding GntR family transcriptional regulator: MSRVADLLGAFDLDPRAATPLYLRLQEQIKAAIDAGSLKPLEALPGERDIAEAFNVSRVTVRKAIAGLVDQGLLTQRQGSGTFVAAKPERVEQPLSRLTSFTEDMRRRGMTATVYWLGRTVSLASPQEAMRLALSPNETVVRLRRLRFANQVPMAIECATVPTRFLPDPDAVDTSLYAVLEARGALPVRALQRLHAVNLSGEDAALLEVAPGSAGLAIDRLSYLDSGLPVEFTQSLYRGDAYDFVAELNLRHE, encoded by the coding sequence ATGAGCCGCGTTGCCGATCTGCTGGGGGCTTTCGACCTCGACCCGCGCGCGGCCACACCCCTGTATCTGCGCTTGCAGGAGCAGATTAAGGCGGCAATTGACGCAGGCAGCCTGAAACCGCTGGAAGCCCTGCCCGGCGAGCGGGATATTGCTGAAGCCTTCAACGTCTCTCGCGTGACCGTGCGCAAGGCGATTGCTGGACTGGTCGATCAAGGGCTGCTGACCCAGCGCCAAGGGTCCGGCACCTTCGTTGCAGCTAAGCCGGAGCGGGTGGAACAGCCGCTGTCGCGCCTCACTTCCTTCACCGAAGATATGCGCCGGCGCGGCATGACCGCCACCGTCTATTGGCTGGGGCGAACGGTTAGCCTCGCCTCGCCGCAGGAAGCGATGCGCCTCGCGCTCTCGCCGAACGAAACCGTTGTGCGCTTGCGCCGCCTGCGGTTTGCCAACCAAGTTCCGATGGCGATTGAATGCGCAACGGTGCCGACGCGCTTTCTGCCCGATCCCGACGCGGTCGATACCTCCCTCTATGCCGTGCTCGAAGCGCGCGGTGCCCTGCCCGTGCGCGCGCTGCAACGGCTGCATGCCGTCAATCTGAGCGGCGAGGATGCTGCATTGCTGGAAGTTGCCCCCGGGTCCGCCGGGCTGGCCATCGACCGGCTATCCTATCTCGACAGCGGCTTGCCGGTCGAATTCACCCAATCCCTCTACCGTGGCGACGCTTATGATTTCGTCGCCGAATTGAACCTGAGGCACGAATGA
- a CDS encoding BadF/BadG/BcrA/BcrD ATPase family protein yields the protein MTDRLFLGIDGGGTTSRARLTDAAGARLGEGLAGSSNLNLGIAPAADAILTATRAALADAGLTETALSRITAGFGLAGANVGALHDALLAHPFPFAGVALASDAATACLGAHGGTAGAILVIGTGSQGQILTDAGEEKAIGGWGFELSDGGSGARLGQQAIRTAILAYDGLAAASPFTDALLARFGGTPAGAAVWGKTATPRDYGAFVPLLLDHATVGDPVATALLADGAAEVAGLLYRLVDLGAEKIALMGGLARVYPPLLPDDLTARLVRPQGDAMDGALILARRKAAA from the coding sequence ATGACGGACCGATTGTTCCTTGGCATTGACGGCGGCGGCACAACCAGCCGCGCCCGGTTGACCGATGCGGCAGGCGCGCGCCTGGGCGAGGGACTGGCCGGATCGTCGAACCTCAACCTTGGTATCGCGCCCGCCGCTGACGCTATTTTGACCGCCACCCGCGCCGCTCTCGCCGATGCTGGGCTGACGGAGACGGCGTTGTCCCGTATTACCGCAGGGTTCGGCCTTGCTGGGGCGAACGTCGGCGCGCTGCATGACGCGCTGCTCGCCCACCCCTTCCCCTTTGCAGGCGTTGCTTTGGCTTCCGACGCGGCCACCGCCTGCCTAGGTGCCCACGGGGGCACTGCGGGGGCGATTCTGGTCATCGGCACCGGCTCGCAAGGGCAAATCTTGACCGACGCGGGCGAGGAAAAAGCTATCGGTGGCTGGGGGTTCGAACTGTCGGACGGCGGATCGGGCGCCCGGCTGGGTCAGCAGGCGATCCGCACGGCGATTTTGGCCTATGACGGGCTTGCTGCCGCCTCCCCCTTTACCGATGCGCTGCTCGCCCGCTTCGGCGGCACCCCTGCCGGGGCTGCCGTCTGGGGCAAGACCGCCACCCCACGCGACTACGGCGCCTTCGTACCGCTGCTGCTCGACCATGCCACCGTCGGCGATCCCGTCGCCACGGCCCTGCTGGCCGATGGCGCCGCCGAGGTGGCGGGCCTACTCTACCGGCTCGTTGATCTCGGGGCGGAGAAAATCGCGCTGATGGGCGGCCTCGCCCGGGTCTATCCGCCGCTGCTGCCCGACGATCTCACCGCCCGGCTGGTGCGCCCGCAAGGCGATGCGATGGACGGCGCCCTGATCCTCGCGCGCCGAAAGGCCGCCGCATGA
- a CDS encoding N-acetylmuramic acid 6-phosphate etherase, whose product MPLPVTETSPDAYRGLDQWPSAQILSAIVAAQTQAVAAVEAAVPVLAAAGEAIADRLRSGGRMVYVGAGSSGLMAQIDALELPGTYGIPAHLTPVLLAGGDAALLTMPAAAEDDGEAAVHAVVAQKLSARDALIALSASGYTPFPLAALREAKWRGALTVGIANNPDTPLLTAADFPVLLATPPEVVAGSTRMNAGTAQKCALNMLSTLIAVRLGHAFDGLMVNLQADNLKLRGRAVRIVAQACALPEPEAAALLARAEGNIKTAIVLHHIPSASVADARARLAAAQGDVRAALAVPQP is encoded by the coding sequence ATGCCCTTGCCCGTTACCGAAACTTCGCCCGACGCCTATCGTGGTCTCGACCAATGGCCGAGCGCGCAGATTCTGTCGGCGATTGTTGCGGCGCAGACCCAGGCCGTTGCGGCGGTCGAGGCGGCGGTGCCGGTTCTGGCGGCGGCGGGGGAGGCGATTGCCGACCGGCTTCGCTCTGGCGGGCGCATGGTCTATGTCGGGGCGGGCTCCTCTGGCTTGATGGCGCAGATCGACGCGCTGGAACTGCCCGGCACCTACGGGATTCCGGCTCATCTGACCCCGGTGCTGTTGGCGGGCGGCGATGCCGCGTTGCTGACCATGCCAGCGGCGGCAGAGGACGATGGGGAAGCGGCTGTGCACGCCGTCGTCGCGCAGAAGCTGAGTGCGCGGGATGCGCTCATCGCCCTATCGGCCAGCGGCTATACCCCGTTTCCTCTCGCGGCCTTGCGAGAAGCAAAATGGCGCGGTGCCCTGACGGTCGGGATCGCCAATAATCCCGATACGCCGCTGCTGACCGCAGCCGATTTTCCCGTGCTGTTGGCAACCCCGCCAGAAGTGGTGGCCGGGTCGACCCGGATGAACGCGGGCACGGCGCAGAAATGCGCCCTCAATATGCTCTCGACCTTGATTGCCGTCCGCCTTGGCCATGCGTTCGATGGGCTGATGGTCAATCTTCAGGCCGATAATCTGAAGCTTCGGGGGCGGGCGGTGCGCATCGTCGCGCAAGCCTGCGCCCTGCCGGAACCGGAAGCCGCGGCGCTTCTGGCCCGGGCCGAGGGGAACATTAAGACCGCCATTGTTCTGCACCATATCCCTTCTGCTTCGGTTGCCGACGCGCGGGCGCGGCTGGCGGCGGCGCAGGGGGACGTGCGGGCGGCGCTGGCGGTTCCCCAACCCTAG
- a CDS encoding ABC transporter substrate-binding protein, whose amino-acid sequence MVKTSFRTAALASVGLAILAGGAARAADTTLIIESWRSDDLPIWQDKIIPAFEKSHPGIKLKFQPTPPTEYNAALNSKLDAGTAGDIIACRPFDASLTLFQKGNLAAVNDIPGVDKFSAVAKSGWSTDDGKSTFCVPVASVIHGFIYNKDAFTKLGIKPPKTEEEFFAALEKIKRDGTYIPMAMGTKEQWEAATMGYQNIGPNYWKGEDGRLALIRGKQKLTDAEWVDPYKTLAKWAPYLGDGFKAQTYADSQNLFTLGRAAIYPAGSWEVSGFNAQANFKMGVFFPPVKKAGDECYISDHVDIALGMNAKSKNADAAKKFLAWVASPEFASIYSNELPGFFSLQSTAVDLKDPLANEFLFGRQQCKSTIRSTYQILSRGTPNLENETWGASVNVINGTETPDAAAKRLQTGLASWYKPAQ is encoded by the coding sequence ATGGTGAAGACGAGCTTCCGTACCGCTGCCCTGGCCTCGGTCGGCTTGGCTATTCTCGCGGGGGGCGCGGCCCGGGCTGCCGATACCACGCTGATCATCGAAAGCTGGCGGTCGGACGATCTGCCGATTTGGCAGGATAAGATCATCCCGGCCTTCGAAAAATCCCACCCCGGCATCAAGCTAAAGTTCCAGCCGACGCCGCCGACCGAATATAACGCCGCGCTGAATTCCAAACTGGATGCCGGTACGGCGGGCGATATTATCGCCTGCCGCCCGTTCGACGCCTCGCTGACCCTGTTCCAAAAGGGCAATCTGGCGGCGGTCAATGATATTCCCGGCGTCGATAAGTTCAGCGCCGTGGCGAAATCCGGCTGGTCCACCGACGATGGCAAAAGCACCTTCTGCGTGCCCGTCGCCTCGGTGATCCACGGGTTTATCTATAATAAAGACGCTTTCACCAAGCTCGGCATTAAGCCGCCGAAGACGGAAGAAGAGTTTTTCGCCGCGCTTGAGAAGATTAAGAGGGACGGCACCTATATTCCGATGGCGATGGGCACCAAGGAGCAGTGGGAAGCTGCGACCATGGGCTATCAGAACATCGGCCCGAACTATTGGAAGGGCGAAGACGGGCGCCTCGCGCTTATTCGCGGCAAGCAGAAGCTGACCGACGCCGAATGGGTCGACCCCTATAAAACCCTGGCGAAATGGGCGCCGTATTTGGGCGATGGCTTCAAGGCCCAGACCTATGCCGATAGCCAGAACCTCTTCACCCTCGGGCGCGCGGCGATCTACCCCGCCGGGTCGTGGGAAGTGTCGGGCTTTAATGCCCAGGCCAATTTCAAAATGGGCGTCTTCTTCCCGCCGGTGAAGAAAGCCGGGGATGAATGCTATATCTCCGACCATGTGGACATCGCCCTTGGCATGAACGCCAAGAGCAAGAATGCCGATGCGGCCAAGAAATTCCTGGCTTGGGTGGCCTCGCCAGAGTTTGCGTCGATTTATTCGAACGAGCTGCCGGGCTTCTTTAGCCTGCAATCGACCGCCGTTGATCTGAAAGATCCGCTGGCCAACGAGTTTCTGTTCGGTCGCCAGCAGTGCAAATCGACGATCCGCTCGACCTATCAAATCCTGTCGCGCGGGACGCCGAACCTTGAAAATGAAACCTGGGGCGCCTCGGTGAACGTCATCAACGGCACCGAAACCCCGGATGCGGCGGCCAAGCGCCTGCAAACGGGTCTCGCAAGCTGGTACAAGCCGGCCCAATAA
- a CDS encoding carbohydrate ABC transporter permease, with amino-acid sequence MTPDPSPARARRWHILVFLAPAVLIYSALMIIPLIDTLRLSFFTPQDGGQTFAGFQNFITLFTDPRWSVSFWNALKNNLIFFLIHMAIQNPVGIALAAILSVPKLAGRAFYRTAFFLPTMLSFVIVGFVWKLILSPIWGVAPTLMGFVGLKSLFGPWLGQESTALLTVSLISVWQFVGIPMMLIYAALIAIPDEVVEAAEMDGLTGFRQFWKIKLPLILPTLGIVSILTFVGNFNAFDLIYTMQGALAGPNFSTDLLGTYLYRTFFGFQLQLGNPTMGATIATMMFLIILCGVMAYLFFIQRRMRRYQF; translated from the coding sequence ATGACGCCTGATCCGTCCCCGGCCCGCGCACGGCGCTGGCATATCCTGGTTTTTCTGGCCCCGGCCGTGCTGATCTATTCGGCGCTGATGATCATCCCGTTGATCGATACTCTGCGCCTATCGTTCTTCACACCCCAAGACGGCGGCCAGACCTTCGCCGGGTTTCAGAATTTCATCACCCTGTTCACCGATCCGCGCTGGTCGGTCAGCTTTTGGAATGCGTTGAAGAATAATCTGATTTTCTTCCTGATCCATATGGCGATCCAGAACCCGGTCGGGATTGCGTTGGCGGCGATCCTGTCGGTGCCGAAGCTGGCGGGGCGGGCGTTTTACCGCACGGCCTTCTTTTTGCCGACCATGCTGTCCTTCGTCATCGTCGGGTTCGTGTGGAAGCTCATTCTCAGCCCGATTTGGGGCGTGGCGCCGACCTTGATGGGGTTTGTTGGCTTGAAATCCCTCTTCGGCCCGTGGTTGGGGCAGGAGAGTACGGCGCTGCTCACCGTGTCGCTAATCTCGGTCTGGCAGTTTGTCGGCATCCCGATGATGCTGATCTATGCCGCGCTGATCGCTATTCCCGATGAGGTGGTGGAGGCGGCTGAGATGGATGGGCTGACCGGCTTCCGGCAGTTCTGGAAAATCAAACTGCCGCTGATCTTGCCGACGCTGGGGATCGTCTCGATCCTGACTTTCGTGGGGAATTTCAACGCCTTCGACCTGATCTACACGATGCAGGGCGCGCTGGCGGGGCCGAATTTCTCCACCGATCTGTTAGGCACTTACCTGTATCGCACCTTCTTCGGCTTCCAGCTTCAGCTTGGCAATCCGACGATGGGGGCGACGATTGCAACGATGATGTTCCTCATCATCCTATGCGGGGTTATGGCCTATCTGTTCTTCATTCAGCGGCGCATGCGGCGCTATCAATTCTAG